The following coding sequences are from one Hippopotamus amphibius kiboko isolate mHipAmp2 chromosome 9, mHipAmp2.hap2, whole genome shotgun sequence window:
- the SLC12A9 gene encoding solute carrier family 12 member 9 isoform X5 — MLLVAYFILALTVLSVCAIATNGAVRGGGAYFMISRTLGPEVGGSIGLMFYLANVCGCAVSLLGLVEAILDVFGADATGPSGLRVLPQGYGWNLLYGSLLLGLVGGVCTLGAGLYARASFLTFLLVSGSLASVLVSFVAVGPRDIPLTPRPGPNGSSLPSQVGHFTSFNSSTLKANLGAGYAKDYTTGAMMTFASVFAVLFNGCTGIMAGANMSGELKDPSRAIPLGTIVAVAYTFFIYILLFFLSSFTCDRCLGRGILLQEDYGFFRAISLWPPLVLIGIYATSLSASMSSLIGASRILHALAQDDLFGVILAPAKVVSRGGNPWGAVIYSWGLAQLMLLAGKLNTLAAVVTVFYLVAYAAVDLSCLSLEWASAPNFRPTFSLFSWHTCLLGVASCLLMMFLISPGAAGGSLLLMGLLCALLTARGGPSSWGYVSQALLFHQVRKYLLRLDVRKDHVKFWRPQLLLLVGNPRGALPLLRLANQLKKGGLYVLGHVTLGDLDSLPSDPVQPQYGAWLSLVDRAQVKAFVDLTLSPSVRQGAQHLLRISGLGGMKPNTLVLGFYDDAAPQDHFLSDPAFSEPVDGTQEGGSPALSTLFPPPRAPGSPRALSPQDYVATVADALKMNKNVVLARDCGALPPERLSRGSGGTPQPHHVDVWPLNLLRPRGGPGYVDVCGLFLLQMATILGMVPAWHSARLRIFLCLGPLEAPGAAEGRLRALLSQLRIRAEVQEVVWGEGAASQEPEEEEEGDFVNGRRGDAEAEALACSANALVRAQQGRGRGGGPGGPEGGDGKEGPATALTFLYLPRPPADPARYPGYLALLEILSRDLGPTLLIHGVTPVTCTDL, encoded by the exons ATGCTCCTGGTTGCCTACTTCATCCTGGCACTCACCGTCCTCTCCGTCTGTGCCATCGCCACCAATGGAGCTGTGCGAGGGGGCGGAGCCTACT TCATGATCAGTCGGACCCTGGGGCCCGAGGTCGGGGGCAGCATCGGCCTCATGTTCTACCTGGCTAACGTCTGTGGCTGTGCCGTCTCTCTGCTGGGGCTGGTGGAGGCCATACTTGATGTCTTCGGGGCTG ATGCCACGGGGCCCAGTGGGCTCCGGGTCCTACCCCAGGGCTACGGCTGGAACCTGCTCTATGGCTCCCTCCTGCTGGGCCTGGTGGGTGGAGTCTGCACGCTGGGGGCCGGCCTCTACGCCCGTGCCTCCTTCCTCACATTCCTCCTGGTCTCCGGTTCCCTGGCCTCTGTGCTGGTCAGCTTTGTAGCTGTGGGGCCCAGGGACATCCCCTTGACCCCTCGGCCTGGCCCCAACGGCTCCTCCCTGCCGTCCCAGGTTGGCCACTTCACCAGCTTCAAcagcagcaccctgaaggccaaTCTGGGTG CTGGCTACGCCAAGGACTACACCACGGGGGCCATGATGACCTTTGCCAGCGTCTTTGCCGTCCTTTTTAACGGCTGCACGGGCATCATGGCTGGGGCCAACATGTCAG GGGAGCTGAAGGACCCCAGCCGCGCCATTCCTCTGGGCACCATTGTTGCTGTTGCCTATACTTTCTTCATCTAcattctgcttttcttcctctccagctTCACCTGTGACAggtgcctggggagggg GATCCTGCTTCAGGAGGACTACGGGTTCTTCCGCGCCATCAGCCTGTGGCCCCCGCTGGTGCTGATCGGTATCTACGCCACGTCGCTCTCAGCCTCCATGAGCTCCCTCATCGGCGCCTCCCGCATCCTCCACGCCCTGGCCCAGGACGACCTCTTCG GAGTGATCCTGGCGCCGGCCAAGGTCGTATCCCGAGGGGGGAACCCCTGGGGGGCTGTGATCTATTCCTGGGGCCTAGCGCAG CTGATGCTTCTGGCTGGGAAGCTGAACACACTGGCTGCTGTGGTCACTGTCTTCTACTTGGTGGCCTATGCTGCCGTGGACCTGTCCTGCCTGAGCCTGGAGTGGGCCTCGGCCCCCAACTTCCG CCCCACCTTCAGCCTCTTCTCCTGGCACACCTGCCTGCTGGGGGTGGCCTCCTGCCTGCTCATGATGTTCCTCATCAGCCCCGGGGCCGCCGGCGGCTCCCTGCTTCTCATGGGCCTGCTTTGTGCCCTGCTCACCGCTCGAGGAGGCCCCAGCAGCTGGGGCTACGTCAGCCAGGCCCTGCTTTTCCACCAG GTGCGGAAATACCTGCTCCGGCTGGACGTCCGGAAGGACCACGTGAAGTTCTGGCGgccacagctgctgctgctggtggggaACCCCCGGGGCGCGCTGCCTCTGCTGCGGTTGGCCAACCAGCTCAAGAAAGGGGGCCTCTATGTTCTGGGCCACGTCACCCTGGGAGACCTCG ACTCCCTGCCCTCGGACCCCGTGCAGCCACAGTATGGGGCGTGGCTGAGCCTGGTGGACCGGGCCCAAGTGAAGGCCTTTGTGGACCTCACCCTCTCGCCCTCCGTGCGCCAGGGGGCTCAGCACCTGCTGCGGATCTCAGGTCTTG GTGGCATGAAGCCCAACACACTGGTCCTGGGTTTCTACGATGACGCTGCACCACAGGACCACTTCCTTTCAGACCCAGCTTTCTCTGAGCCTGTGGATGGCACCCAGGAGGGTGGGTCCCCGGCCCTAAGCACCCTGTTCCCTCCACCCCGGGCTCCTGGGAGCCCCCGGGCTCTCAGTCCCCAGGATTACGTGGCCACAGTGGCAGACGCCCTGAAGATGAACAAGAATGTGGTTCTGGCCCGGGACTGTGGGGCTCTGCCCCCTGAGCGGCTGAGCCGGGGATCCGGGGGCACCCCTCAGCCACATCACGTGGACGTGTGGCCCCTCAACCTGCTGCGGCCTCGGGGCGGGCCCGGCTACGTGGACGTCTGTGGCCTCTTCCTGCTGCAGATGGCAACCATCTTGGGCATGGTGCCTGCTTGGCACAGTGCCCGCCTCCGGATCTTCTTGTGCCTGGGGCCTCTCGAGGCCCCAGGGGCGGCCGAGGGGCGGCTGCGGGCACTGCTGAGCCAGCTGAGGATCCGGGCTGAGGTGCAGGAGGTGGTGTGGGGCGAGGGGGCTGCATCCCAGGagcctgaggaggaggaggaaggggacttCGTGAATGGCAGGCGGGGAGACGCCGAGGCAGAGGCCCTGGCTTGCAGCGCCAACGCCCTGGTTCGGGCCCAGCAGGGGCGTGGCAGGGGAggagggcctggtgggcctgAGGGTGGGGATGGCAAGGAGGGGCCCGCCACCGCCCTCACCTTCCTGTACTTGCCTCGGCCACCTGCTGACCCTGCCCGCTACCCTGGCTACCTGGCGCTACTGGAAATCCTGAGCCGCGACCTGGGCCCCACGCTGCTCATTCATGGTGTCACTCCTGTCACTTGCACTGATCTCTGA